Within Microterricola gilva, the genomic segment GACGACGCTGGGCGAGGACTACGACCGTCTCACCGAGACGCTCTGGCTGCTGGCCGAGGTCAACCTGGGCGCGACGGCCATCGGAACCGGCATCACCGCCGACCCCGGCTACGCCGCAGCCGCCGTGCGCCACCTCAGCGAGATCACCGGGCTCAAGATCGAGAGCGCCCCCGACCTGATCGAGTCGACGAGCGACGCCGGCGCCTTCATGTCGTTCAGCGGATCGCTCAAGCGCAGCGCCATCAAGCTCTCCAAGATCTGCAACGACCTGCGTCTGCTCTCCTCCGGCCCGCAGGCCGGATTCGGCGAGATCAACCTGCCGCCCATGCAGGCCGGTTCGAGCATCATGCCCGGCAAGGTCAACCCCGTCATCCCCGAGGCCGTCTCGCAGGTCGCCTACGCGATCGCCGGCAACGACGTCACCGTCACCATGGCCGCCGAGGCCGGGCAGCTGCAGCTGAACGCCTTCGAGCCCGTGATCGCGCACTCCCTGTTCCAGGGCCTGGCGTGGATGACGCAGGCGTGCTGGACGCTGCGCGTGAACTGCGTCGACGGCATCACCGCCAACGAGGACCGCCTCGAGGCGATGGTCGCATCCAGCGTCGGCGTGATCACCGCGCTCATCCCGTTCATCGGCTACACCGAGGCAGCGAAGATCGCCAAGGTCGCGCTCAGCACGGGTCACCCCGTCGCCGACCTCGTCGTCGCGGCCGGCCTGATGACCCGCGACGAGGTGATGGAGCAGCTGCAGCCGAGCAAGCTCTCGGGCATGGACGCCGCCGCCACCGTCGCGGTGACCGATCTGCAGGGCGAGCCCTCCGAGTAACGCCAGAGCATCGAAAAAGGCTCGGCCCGCGGGAGACCGCGGGCCGAGCCTTTCTCGTTCGCGCGAGCCGTGGTCTCGACGCGGCCGTGGACGGCCTTCTCCTGTTGAGATCAGCCTCAGATGACTCGGCAGTGCGTGGTCAGGTAGCCGATGCCGCCGATCGAGACGGTGACGGTTGATCCGTCGCGGAGGAAGACCGGGGGCTTGCGCGAGTAGCCGGCGCCGCCCGGGCTGCCGGTCGAGATCAGCGTACCGGCCGGAATCGTGGCCGAGCGCGAGAGGTAGGCGATGATCTCGGCGACGGTGCGTACCATCTCGCCGCTGGAGGCGTCCTGCAGGATGTGGCCGTCGACGTTCGTGGTCAGCCAGAGGTCCTGGGGGTCCGGCACCTCATCGGCCGTGACGACGACGGGTCCGGTGGGCGTGAAGCCGTCGAAGGACTTGCACCTGGACCACTGCGCCTCGCTGAACTGGATGTCGCGGGCGGTGATGTCGTTGACGACCGTGTAGCCCCAGACGTAGTCGAGGGCGTCGCGCACCGACACGTTCTTGGCCGGCTTGCCGATGATCACGCCGAGCTCTGCCTCGTAGTCGACCTGCTGGGAGATCTCGCCCGGCCAGGTGGTTGTCGCCTCGTGCGCGGTGAGCGAGTTGGGCCAGAGCGCGAACACCGTCATGGCGCTCTCGCTGCGCAGCTTCAGCTCGCTGGCGTGGGCGGCGTAGTTCGCGCCGACGGCGAGGATGTGCGGGGGACGGAGCACGGCCGAAGCGTGGCGGAGCTCGTCGACCGGGGTGAGCGACACGCGCTGCGCGACGGCCTGGTCGACGACGGCCCGCACATGGGCCAGGCCAGGCTCACCGCGCTCGATCAGCTGCTGCAGATCGGCGGGGGCCTCGTCCATCACCTCGTCGAGGAAGAGAGCGCCGCCGCCGATGGTGACCGCAAGACGCGGGGTGGACTGGCCTTCGACTCTGAGATGCGCAAACTTCACTTCTCTACGCTATCGGCCAGCGGCAGATTTATCTTGTATCTATTCACCAGCAGATCCGAGAATGCGTTGACTGATAGCCACAGATAATCCGCGCAGGATACGCCGGAGCGTCGGGGTCGACGTGAATCGTGGCCCCGACGCTCCGATGGCCGCACCTGCAGCGGTGACGGTTCCGCAGGCTTCCTTGGAACGGGCTGCCGCCTTTCGCGACGCTGCGCGTCGCGCTTACGCGATGGGGCGGAGCCGGAGGCCCTGCATGCCGCCGTCGACGGCGATCGAGGTGCCCGTCGTCGAGCCGGCGAGCGGGCTCGCGAGGTACGCGACGGCCGCGGCGACCTCGTCGGCCGAGACGAGTCGGCCGTGCGGCTGGCGCGCCTCGAGGGCCGCACGCTCGGCCGCCGGGTCGGCTGCCGAGCCGAGCAGGCGCTGCACCCATGGGGTGTCGGCCGTGCCGGGGTTCACGGTGTTCACGCGGATGCCCTCACGCAAGTGGTCTGCGGCCATGGCCTGGCTGAGCGAGAGCACAGCGCCCTTGGTCGCGCTGTAGAGCGCTCGCTCCGGCAGCCCGGCGGTCGCGGCGATGGAGCAGGTGTTGACGATCGCGGCGGCCGGCGACTGGCGGAGCCACGGCAGCGCGGCGCGCGAGACGCGCACGAGCCCGAGCACGTTGATGTCGTAGACGCGGTGCCACTCCTCGTCGCCGTTGGCCTCGATCGTGCCCTGCGCGCCGATGCCGGCGTTGTTGATCACGATGTCGATGCGACCGAAGCGCTCGGCGACGGCGGCGACGCCGGCGCGCACACTGGCGTCGTCGGAGACGTCGACGGGCACGGCGAAGTGCTTGGGGTCTGCGGCATCCGGGTTCAGGTCGAAGACGGCGACCTGGGCGCCCTTGCTGGCGAGGCGCTCTGCGATGGCCGCGCCGATTCCGGAGGCGCCGCCCGTGACGATGGCGACGAGGTCGGCGAGTTCTGGCTGGGTGGTGTCAGATGTCATGTCGGTGATTCCTTTCGGTGCGGCGCTCAGGCCTGCACGAATTCCTGTCGCTGGCGGCCGAGTCCATCGATCTCGACCTCGACGACGTCGCCGGCGCCGAGGTAGGGGAAGCGGCCGGAGAGCGCGACGCCCTCCGGGGTTCCCGTGAGCACGAGATCACCGGGCTCGAGGGCGAGGAACTGGCTGAGGTGCCAGACGATGTAGTCGACGTCGAAGATGAGGTCGGCGGTCGAAGAGTCCTGCCGCGGCTCGCCGTTGACCCAGCTGCGCAGACGCAGATTGGCGTAGTCGACCTCGTCGGGGGTGACGACGACGGGGCCGGTCGGGTTGAAGCCGGGGGAACACTTGCCCTTGCTCCACTGGCCGCCGGAGACCGCCATCTGGAAGTCGCGCTCCGACAGGTCGTTCGCGACGACGAATCCGGCGATGTGCTTGATGCTGTCCTCCGGGGAATCGAGGTAGCTCGCGCGCTCTCCGATGACGATGCCGAGCTCGACCTCCCAGTCGGTCTTGGTGCTGCCGCGGGGGATCGAGACGGTGTCGAACGGGCCGGCGACGGTGTTCGGCGTCTTGAGGAACATGACCAGGTTCTCCGGCGGCGCGGAGCCGGACTCCGCGGCGTGGGCGGCGTAGTTCATGCCGACGCAGATGACGGCGCTGGGGCGGGCGATCGCCGCACCGACGCGGACGCCGTCCGCCTCGAACACGGGAAGCTCGCCGGCGGCCAGGGCGGCGGCGGCGCGGGCCGGCCCGTCCGACTCGAAGAATTCGCCGTCGATGTCGCGCGTGACGCCGCTGAGGTCGTAGTTGACCTCACCGTCGACAAGGACGGGCGTCTCGCGACCGACGGCTCCCAGGCGGGCAAATCTCATTGAACTACTTCCAATCATCGGAACTCTTGCACGCACTCACGGCGCTGATTTCCCCATTGTTTCCGAAAGGCTCTCGATTGACAAGCCAAAGATCGGATGTTTATAGTCACTTGACCCCAAGGGAAGGTTTTCATGAGCATCATCACCAGTGTCGACACCAGCGACGTCCGTTTTCCGACGTCTCTTCAGCTGGATGGCTCCGATGCCATGAACCCAGACCCCGACTACTCGGCGGCCTACCTCGTCATCCGCACGGACGCGGAGGACGGTCTCGAAGGGCATGGCTTCGTCTTCACGATCGGCCGTGGCAACGACGTCGAGGTCGCCGCGATCGAGACTCTCGCCGGCCACCTGCTCGGCCGCAACGTCGAGGAGCTCCTCGGCGACATGGGTGCGACCTCCCGGCTCTTCATGCACGACTCGCAGCTGCGCTGGCTCGGCCCGGAGAAGGGCGTCATGCACATGGCCATCGGTGCCGTGATCAACGCACTCTGGGATCTTCGCGCCAAGCGCGAGGGCAAGCCGCTGTGGCAGCTGCTCGCGTCGCTCAGCCCGGAGGAGATCGTCTCGCTCGTCGACTTCCGCTACCTCAGCGACGCGCTGACACCGGAGGAGGCGCTCGAGATCCTGCGGGCGGCAGAACCGGGCAGGGCGGAGCGCGAAGCGCAGCTGCTCGCCGAGGGCTACCCCGGATACACGACGAGCCCCGGTTGGCTCGGCTACTCCGATGAGAAGCTCGCGCACCTCTGCCGCGAGGCCATCGCCGACGGCTTCACCCAGATCAAGCTGAAGGTCGGTGCCGACCTCGACGACGACATCCGTCGCCTGCGGATCGCCCGCGAGACCTGCGGAGAGGGATTCCCGATCGCGATCGACGCCAACCAGCGCTGGGACGTCGCGGACGCCATCGCCTGGGTCAAGGCGCTCGAGCAGTTCGACATCACATGGGTCGAAGAGCCCACCAGCCCCGACGACGTGCTCGGCCACGCGGCGATCGCCCGCGGCATCGCCCCGATCCCGGTCGCCACCGGTGAGCACGCCCAGAACCGCATCATCTTCAAGCAGCTGCTGCAGGCGGATGCCATCGGCTTCATGCAGATCGACGCGGCGCGCGTCGGCGGCGTGAACGAGAACATCGCGAACCTGCTGCTCGCCGCGAAGTTCGGTGTCCCCGTCTGCCCGCACGCGGGCGGCGTCGGCCTCTGCGAGGCCGTTCAGCACCTCAGCATGTTCGACTTCATCGCCGTCTCCGGCAGCAAGGACGGCCGGGTGATCGAGTTCGTCGACCACCTGCACGAGCACTTCGTCACGCCCGTCGTGATGGACAATGGCAACTACCGCGCTCCGCTGGCCCCCGGCGCCGGAGCAGAGATGCACGCGTCGTCGATCGCCGAGTTCAGCTGGACCGGCGCGCACCGCGGGCAGGAGGTCAGCGCGTGAGCGAACTCGATTTCGGTCCGATCGGTTTCGGAGCCGCCTCGATCGGCAACCTGTACCGGAGCGTCGATGACGCCACGGCGCAGGAAACGCTGCAGGCGGCGTGGGATGGCGGCATCCGCTACTTCGACACCGCTCCGCACTATGGCCTCGGGCTCTCGGAGCGCCGTCTCGGCGCCTTCCTCCGCGAGAAGCCGCGCGATGAGTTCATCGTCTCGACCAAGGTGGGGCGCCTGCTCGTGCCGAACCCGGACTTCTCCGGTGGCACAGACCACGAGAACGCCTTCGAGGTTCCCAACGACCTCATGCGGGTCTACGACCCCAGCGAGGCGGGGGTTCGCCGCAGCCTCGAGGACTCGCTCGAGCGCATGGGCCTGGACTTCATCGACATCCTGTACCTGCACGATCCCGACGTCTACGACCTGGAGCGGGGGCTCGCTGAGGCACTGCCCGCCCTCGCCCGCCTGCGCGAGGAGGGTCTCGTGCGCGCGATCGGCATCGGTGTCAACGATGCGGCCGTCGCCACCCGCGCGGTGCGCGAGGCGGACATCGACCTCGTCATGATCGCCGGTCGCTACACCCTGCTCGAGCAGCCCGCCGCCGAGGAGCTCCTGCCCGCGTGCCTGGAGAACGGCGTGCGCGTCGTCGACGCCGCCGTGTTCAACTCGGGCCTGCTCGCCACGAACACGCCGGCCGCCGACGCCAGCTACAACTACGGCGCTGTGCCGGCCGCGGTGCTCGAGCGCGCCAGGAAGCTCGCCGCCGTCTGCGCCGAGTTCGGCGTCGACCTGCCGGCCGCCGCGCTGCAGTTCCCCGCACGGCACCCGGCGGTCGCCACCGTCGTCGTCGGCACCTCGCGCGCCGAGGCGGTTCGCGAGAACCTGCTCAGGGCGTCCGCACCGATTCCCGAGGAGCTCTGGGCCGCCCTCGAGGCGGTCTGAGCGTGTTGGAGCCGGGGGCATCCGCCACCAATGTGGTGCGGATGCCACCGGCGCCGTTTCACAGAAAAATGCGATAAAATCTCAGAAAATACTGGATTTCCTCGTATCATTCTTCTAGAAATGACCCATGCAAAGAAGCATGGAAGCCCCGGTCGGTTGGTATTTTGATGATCCCGGCGCTCCCGAGTTCGATGCTCCTGATTGTGATGCCGCTGACTTCGTTCTCCCTGTCGAGTCTTCGCCCCTCGCTGTGACCGCGGCGGAGGCCGTCGGCTTCTCCATTGCCGAGGCGGCGAACGCCCAGCACGCGGCGAACCGGGCCATGGCCGCCCAGCTCGCCGCTTTGGCCGCGGCGGTGCAGACCAGCCGCCGCAACCTCTCCGTGTATCTGTGGCCGGGCGCCCTGCAGGAGCCGGACGCCAGGGAGCTGGCCGAGCGTGCCGCCGCGACCGACGCCGGCATGCAGCTCCAGCTCTCCACAAGCGTTGCTCGCACCCGCGCCTACGAGGGTCGGGCGTTGATCGACTCCCTGCCGAAACTGTGGGAACTCTTCCAGGCCGGACTGACCAGTTACGCTCACGCCTCCGCCGCGGTGCAGCATCTGGCCGGACTCGGCGACCCGGCCGCGCTCGCCCGCTATGACGCTCTGCTGGCCGGCGCAGCCGCGACCATGACACCGGAAGCGTTCCGACAGAAAGCGCGCACCCTGCAGGAGCGCCTCCTGGCCGAACCGGCCGAGGCGCGCCACGGCCGGGCAATGGCCGAGAGGCGCGTGAAGCTGGAGCCCGCCGAGGACGGCATGGCCTGGCTGCATCTCTACCTCTCCGCGCCCGACGCCATCCGGATCAGCCAGCGCCTCTCACAGACGGCCCGCACCATCCACCGTTCAGAAACCGACCGCGCCACCGGCGCTGGCGCCGGTCCTGGTCCCGCTTTCGGTGTGCAGCGGCGCACTCAGATGCAGATCCGCGCCGACCTGGCCGCGGCCTGGCTGGCCGGGGACGGCACCCCGACCGCCGCGAAGGTGCGACCGATCCTGCTCGTGCCGATCCTCAGCCTCCTGGGCCTGAACGACAATGGCCTGAACAACAATGGCCTGAACAACAACCGACTGGACGATCAGGACCGGGGCGGCCAGTCGGCCATCCTGCACGGTTACGGCCCCATCGACCCGGTCACCGCCGCGAAGCTCTTCCACGACGCCCCCGCGTTCCGCCGGGCCGGCACGGACCCCATCAGCGGCGAACTCCTCAACCTGGAGCGCGACAAGTATCGGCCCACGAAGGCCCAACGGGATTGGTTGACCATCAAGTACGGGTCTTGCGCCCGGCCCGGCTGCGACTGTTCCTCGGCGATGGCCGATATCGACCACGTGCGGGAATGGGCTCGCGACCACGGCCCGTCCAACATCGACAACCTGATCCCGCTCTGCACCCCCGACCACCGGCTCAAAACACTGAGCAAGATCAGAATCAGCAAGACTCAGACGCCCGCCGGGGACGATCTTGTCACTGTGCAGACCCCGACCGGGTTCACCGCCACCCGGCTCGCGCGGGCCAGGCCAAGCTGGTGGGACGGCGACGAAGCACCCTTCTAGCCCGGAAGACCGTATTTAGCCCGGAAGACCGTAGAACGACTGCGCGCTCGTGCCCTCGATGGCGGTGCGCTCGGCCGCCGAGGCGCCGGTGGCCTCGTGAACCCGTGCGATCCAGGCCTCGAGTGTTCCGCCCGTCCCGAGCTTCGCGCTCACGGGCCAGTCGCTGCCGATCATGGCCCGGTCCGCGCCGAAGCTCTCGACGGTGTGTCGGATGAACGCGCCGGCATTGCGGTCGAGGGCCGCGGCATCCTGCGTCTCAGCCGTGAGCCCGGAGACCTTGACCGTGACGGCGTCGAGCGCGGCGAGCTGGCCGATTGCCTCCGCCCACGCGATGCCGGCGTCGCTGTCGATTCCCTCATCGATCGGCGGCTTGCCGAGGTGGTCGAGCACGACCCTGAGCGTCGGCAGCCCGCGCAGCAGCGTGACGAGCCGTGGCAGCTGATCGTGCCGCACGCAGGCGTCAAAGCTCAGTCCACGTTCCGCGAGCATGCCGAGGCTGTTCCGCACCGCCGCGCTCTCGAACACGGAATCCGGTTCCCCCTGCAACAGGTGGCGGATGCCGACGACGCCCGGAATCTCGGCCAGCGCGTCGAGGTGGCCGGGCAGGGCAGACTCGTCGTGCAGATTCGCCGCCGCAACGATGCCGACGAGCTCCGGCC encodes:
- a CDS encoding aspartate ammonia-lyase, coding for MQASPGFRLESDSLGTVEVPEDAYWGVHTKRALDNFPIAKRPISVYPDLVRALAQVKQACARANVEVGALTEEKGRWIDAACTRIIQGARHEEFVVGVIQGGAGTSTNMNANEVITNLALELAGYEKGRYDILHPIDDVNRSQSTNDTYPTAIKVGLAFSLRHLLAELRLLQESFAKKGVDFHNVLKVGRTQLQDAVPMTLGQEFHGYATTLGEDYDRLTETLWLLAEVNLGATAIGTGITADPGYAAAAVRHLSEITGLKIESAPDLIESTSDAGAFMSFSGSLKRSAIKLSKICNDLRLLSSGPQAGFGEINLPPMQAGSSIMPGKVNPVIPEAVSQVAYAIAGNDVTVTMAAEAGQLQLNAFEPVIAHSLFQGLAWMTQACWTLRVNCVDGITANEDRLEAMVASSVGVITALIPFIGYTEAAKIAKVALSTGHPVADLVVAAGLMTRDEVMEQLQPSKLSGMDAAATVAVTDLQGEPSE
- a CDS encoding fumarylacetoacetate hydrolase family protein; its protein translation is MKFAHLRVEGQSTPRLAVTIGGGALFLDEVMDEAPADLQQLIERGEPGLAHVRAVVDQAVAQRVSLTPVDELRHASAVLRPPHILAVGANYAAHASELKLRSESAMTVFALWPNSLTAHEATTTWPGEISQQVDYEAELGVIIGKPAKNVSVRDALDYVWGYTVVNDITARDIQFSEAQWSRCKSFDGFTPTGPVVVTADEVPDPQDLWLTTNVDGHILQDASSGEMVRTVAEIIAYLSRSATIPAGTLISTGSPGGAGYSRKPPVFLRDGSTVTVSIGGIGYLTTHCRVI
- a CDS encoding SDR family NAD(P)-dependent oxidoreductase; amino-acid sequence: MTSDTTQPELADLVAIVTGGASGIGAAIAERLASKGAQVAVFDLNPDAADPKHFAVPVDVSDDASVRAGVAAVAERFGRIDIVINNAGIGAQGTIEANGDEEWHRVYDINVLGLVRVSRAALPWLRQSPAAAIVNTCSIAATAGLPERALYSATKGAVLSLSQAMAADHLREGIRVNTVNPGTADTPWVQRLLGSAADPAAERAALEARQPHGRLVSADEVAAAVAYLASPLAGSTTGTSIAVDGGMQGLRLRPIA
- a CDS encoding fumarylacetoacetate hydrolase family protein, whose translation is MRFARLGAVGRETPVLVDGEVNYDLSGVTRDIDGEFFESDGPARAAAALAAGELPVFEADGVRVGAAIARPSAVICVGMNYAAHAAESGSAPPENLVMFLKTPNTVAGPFDTVSIPRGSTKTDWEVELGIVIGERASYLDSPEDSIKHIAGFVVANDLSERDFQMAVSGGQWSKGKCSPGFNPTGPVVVTPDEVDYANLRLRSWVNGEPRQDSSTADLIFDVDYIVWHLSQFLALEPGDLVLTGTPEGVALSGRFPYLGAGDVVEVEIDGLGRQRQEFVQA
- a CDS encoding L-fuconate dehydratase — its product is MSIITSVDTSDVRFPTSLQLDGSDAMNPDPDYSAAYLVIRTDAEDGLEGHGFVFTIGRGNDVEVAAIETLAGHLLGRNVEELLGDMGATSRLFMHDSQLRWLGPEKGVMHMAIGAVINALWDLRAKREGKPLWQLLASLSPEEIVSLVDFRYLSDALTPEEALEILRAAEPGRAEREAQLLAEGYPGYTTSPGWLGYSDEKLAHLCREAIADGFTQIKLKVGADLDDDIRRLRIARETCGEGFPIAIDANQRWDVADAIAWVKALEQFDITWVEEPTSPDDVLGHAAIARGIAPIPVATGEHAQNRIIFKQLLQADAIGFMQIDAARVGGVNENIANLLLAAKFGVPVCPHAGGVGLCEAVQHLSMFDFIAVSGSKDGRVIEFVDHLHEHFVTPVVMDNGNYRAPLAPGAGAEMHASSIAEFSWTGAHRGQEVSA
- a CDS encoding aldo/keto reductase, producing MSELDFGPIGFGAASIGNLYRSVDDATAQETLQAAWDGGIRYFDTAPHYGLGLSERRLGAFLREKPRDEFIVSTKVGRLLVPNPDFSGGTDHENAFEVPNDLMRVYDPSEAGVRRSLEDSLERMGLDFIDILYLHDPDVYDLERGLAEALPALARLREEGLVRAIGIGVNDAAVATRAVREADIDLVMIAGRYTLLEQPAAEELLPACLENGVRVVDAAVFNSGLLATNTPAADASYNYGAVPAAVLERARKLAAVCAEFGVDLPAAALQFPARHPAVATVVVGTSRAEAVRENLLRASAPIPEELWAALEAV
- a CDS encoding HNH endonuclease signature motif containing protein — protein: MEAPVGWYFDDPGAPEFDAPDCDAADFVLPVESSPLAVTAAEAVGFSIAEAANAQHAANRAMAAQLAALAAAVQTSRRNLSVYLWPGALQEPDARELAERAAATDAGMQLQLSTSVARTRAYEGRALIDSLPKLWELFQAGLTSYAHASAAVQHLAGLGDPAALARYDALLAGAAATMTPEAFRQKARTLQERLLAEPAEARHGRAMAERRVKLEPAEDGMAWLHLYLSAPDAIRISQRLSQTARTIHRSETDRATGAGAGPGPAFGVQRRTQMQIRADLAAAWLAGDGTPTAAKVRPILLVPILSLLGLNDNGLNNNGLNNNRLDDQDRGGQSAILHGYGPIDPVTAAKLFHDAPAFRRAGTDPISGELLNLERDKYRPTKAQRDWLTIKYGSCARPGCDCSSAMADIDHVREWARDHGPSNIDNLIPLCTPDHRLKTLSKIRISKTQTPAGDDLVTVQTPTGFTATRLARARPSWWDGDEAPF
- a CDS encoding amidohydrolase family protein; translated protein: MGVIDAHVHVWDTARFDYPWLSGIPALNAPMLPGDVDRAGGRVSGMVFVQADCAAESSLDEARWVSGAEWPELVGIVAAANLHDESALPGHLDALAEIPGVVGIRHLLQGEPDSVFESAAVRNSLGMLAERGLSFDACVRHDQLPRLVTLLRGLPTLRVVLDHLGKPPIDEGIDSDAGIAWAEAIGQLAALDAVTVKVSGLTAETQDAAALDRNAGAFIRHTVESFGADRAMIGSDWPVSAKLGTGGTLEAWIARVHEATGASAAERTAIEGTSAQSFYGLPG